From the Acidobacteriota bacterium genome, the window CCAGCACCGCGTCGCCCGAGGGGTCGCCAAGGCGCTTGAGCGCGACGGCGGCCGACAGGCGGATCAGGTACATCTCGTCACCGACCAGGCTCTTCAGCGTCGGAATGGCCTCTCGGCGTCCGGCGCGGCCGGCGGCGTCGATGGCGGCCGTGCGCAGGCCGGGGTCGCGCTCCTTCGCGAGCGCCGGGAGCGCCGCGACGACCCTGGCCGGATCGGCGACGACGAGCACGTCGAGACCCGACTGCTTCGCCGACGCCATGGGTGCGTCGAGGCGCGCGGCGACTTCGGCCACGGCCTTCGGGTCGCCAAGGCGCGCCAGGGCGTCGATGGCCGCCTGCGACGGCGCCGCGTCCTTCTCCGTCGGCCACGCCCGCTTGACGAGCGCCTCGCGGCTGGCCGCGTGGCCCGACCGGGCGAGGGCCTCGAGCGCGCCGGCCGCGACCGTTGAGGTCCGGTTCTCGGACAGATCGCGCAGGTGCGCCAGGGCGAGCGGACGAAGCGCGTCGGCCGATTCGGCACCGCCGCGCAGCCGGAACTCCTCGTAGGCGACGATGGCCCCGTCGAGGTCGTCGGCTTCGGCGAGTGCCTGCACTTTGACGACGATGGCGTCGGCGTTGCGTGGGTCCTTCGTCAGGACCGCGTCGGCGAGCTCGACCGCCTGCTGCGTACGGCGCTCGGCGGCGGCCTTCTTCGCTTCAGCGACCTGCGCGGCGAGGGCGGCAGGCGTGACGGGGCCCTGGGCCTCGGCGAGCGACGCCGCAGCGACGAACGACAGGACCACGATTGACGACACCGCGCCTGCAGAAATCGACGCGGGACGAAGTGACTGGCCTGCGAGAGACATGACGTGACCTTGATGCGACATTCGGTTGGCGGTCGGCGGCTGGCAGCTGTCGGTCCGTGGGCTGAGGGCCAGTGGTCCAATCGCTGATTGCTCCAATCAGGCCGCCAGTCGCCGGCCGGTAGCCGGCAGCCGGATTGCCCGATTGGCGTTAATAACCCCGATCCGACATTCGGCTTGCGACGACCGGCCAGCGGCGACCGGCCAACACGATGACGATCGCCGTCTTCTCCTTGACCGGTCGCCTCACTGGCAGTGAAGCGACGGCCAGTCGTTCAATCGTCGATGTCTCCAACCAGGCCACCAGCCTGTAGCCGCCAGCCAGATTGTCGGATCAGGGTTAAGACTCCCCGCGCCGCGGCGTGGCCGAGGCGCCCTCACAACAACGTCGGGCCGGGTGTGCCCACCCGGCCCGTTGCAGACATCCGACGCGGGACCGCGCGTCTACCGCTTCGGCACCCCCGGCGCGGCGCCACCCGTGCGCCAGTAGTTCGGCCCGTCGAACGCCTTGTAGATGGCGTGTTCGACGATGAAGGTGTGGCCGCTTGTGCTCCAGACGTTGACGCCGTACGACTTGCCGAGCGATTGACTCGAGAAGGTCGTCTGCGCTGCGGCGTCGTCGTAGAGGTTGAACGCCGGGTCGATCGTCTTGCGCGACTTCGGCGCCAGTGTCCGCGGCACCGCATCGGTCCACTTCGTCCCGTCCTCGAGCAGGACCCGTACCATGACCTGAATCGGGAAATCGTGCGGGTTGTAGAGCAGGAGGTAGTTGTTCCAGTCGCCACCGAGGGCGCCCTCCGGCACGAACCACTCCAGCGCGGGCTGCGCGATGCCGACGCTGTTGGTGCCCTCGACGGGACCGAGGCCTCCCCAGCCGGTCGCCCCCCAGTAGATGGAACGTTCGACGACGATGCCCTCGTGGAAGCGCGACCGGATGAACGCCGAGGCCGGGCCCACCTGTCCGATGTCGCCGTTGAGCGAGATCGTGTTACGCGAGTTGGCCCCGACGAGAATCGGGTGCGTGAGCGTCTGCTGCGGATTCTCGAGGTAGAAGTCGGCGTCGACCCAGATGTCCCAGGGGTTCGGGTTGAGGATAGTGTAGTAGGTCATGAAGTTCGGCCCCGCGACCCCTTCGGCGAAGTGCCAGCCGGGGCTGACGCTCTGCGCGCCGAGCGAGGCGTGACCTCCCATCCAGCCCGGCCCCCAATACATGACGCGCTCGGCGACGAAGCCGTTCGACGACCAGAACTCCGCCGAGAAGTTCGTGTTCTCGAGGCCTCCGATGGCGTTCGCGTCGATGGTGTAGCGACTCTGCGGGTGGACCGTGTAGTTGGCCTGGATGACGGCGCCATCCTGGCGGTAGTACTTCGCGTTCACCGTCGCGACCGTGTCGGTGGGGTTGAACAGCAGGAAGTAGTGCTGGAAGTAGTCGCGCGAGCCCTCTGCGAAATACCAGCGGGTCGGCGGGCTGGCCGGGTCGAACTCCGCGGCGACCTCGCCGCTGCTGCCCTCCCAGTTCGGGCCCCAGAAGATCGAGCGCTCGACGTACACCTGCTTGCCGGGCGTCTGCGACTGGAACACGGCGCCGTAGGTGCCGGCCTTCTGGGTCTCGGTCAGGAGATTGAGCGTCCGGCGCGATCCTGGTGGCACCGAGAACGTGCGCCAGCCGGTGTTGCCGGCATCGTCCGAGAAGAAGACCTTGACCTCGACCGTGTCGCCGGCGGCGATGTTCGGGTTGAGGACCTGGTAGTACGTCTGGAAGCCGTTGGCCTCCGTGGCCGGGCTGGCGGCACCCTCGGCGAACACCCAGGGCTTCGGCACATCGGTGCGCAGGGTAATCGGCCCGGGCGTGAGCGGGCCGGTCGGCGGAGGCGGTGGCGGGGGCGGCGGAGGTGGCGTCGGGCCACCGCCGCTCGTCGTCGTCCCGATACGCTGGGCGATGACGGAGGTGAACTGCCTCGAAGCCACAAGGGTCCACTCGGCCCGGCCCGTGTGCGCGGCAAGGCGCGGGTTGAAATTGCCGGTGCCTCCGGAGTTCGTCACCTGGAACGCCACGCCTGGCACGCCGCCGCTGCTGATCTCGAGCCCCGAATCGTCCGGGGCGGAACTGTGCGTGACGAGGAAGTGCGATCCGGACACCGAGTTGTAGGCAACGTCAAGCGCGTCGTAGAAACCGTATGGCAGAATCGGCAGCACGTTGGAAGCCGGGGAGCCGTCGCCGTTCAGGATCCGCGCGTTGAACAGCGTGCCACCCTGGTTCTGATACCACACGATGAGGAACTGACCCGTGGCCGCGTTGTACGAGAGTTCGGGGACATAGGTGTTCAGGGCGCGTGTGATCTCGATGGGACCGCCCACCATCGCGCCGCTTCCCGCCTGCACCCGCTGAACGCTCACCGGAGCATAACCGCCGGGGTCGAAGTAGCCTGCGTACGCGACGAGGAACTCGTTCGTGTTGGGGTTGTACGCGACCGTCGGGTCGCGCTGGTAGTAGGGCCCCGCAATCGGAATCACATCGCCCAGGACCTGCCCCGACGCGCTCACGCGCCGGCCAAGCACGTCCCACCCGCTGATGCGGTTCCAGACCACGAGGAACTCCTGGCTCGCCGTCGAATAGGCGACAGCCGCCCCCTGCTCCCAGAACGTGTCGTTGTCGGAAATCTGGAACGGCGCGCCAACCGGTTGGTTGAACCGGACGATATTCCCGTGGACTTGGTTCGTCGTCCCGACCAGTTGGTGCCAGGTGACGAGGAAGCCACCGGTCGCCGCGCTGTACGCAACACGAGGCGTCTGGGCGTACTGGACCGCGCCGTGCACGATGAAGGGCGTGCCCACCGGAACGCCATCCTGCGAGATGAAGTGTCCCTGAATAGCCTCGGCGCCGTTGACGGCCAGGTACACCTGATTGACGGGGTCGTACGCGATGTCGACCCAGCGTACGGTCTGGCTGGCGAACGCCTTCGGCAGGCTGAACGTCTCGCCCACCCGGCTCGCCTGCCCGAAGGCGACCTCCGGCGCCAGACACAGACCGACCGCCAGCACCGGGAACAGCAGCGCCCGGAACCCTCGCCACGAGCCAAGAACCGTCATACTCCTCCGTCCAGACCCTGAGATCACGATTGGCTTATCGGGTGCACACTTCTGCACCTGTAGGGCGCGCGCTCCAGAACGACACCGGCGGGAACTTCAGCTGAATGCGCCACCAGGCAGGCCAAAAACCAGCTTTCCACTCTAGGGTCAACAGCCGAGACGGGTCAAGCACACAATGCGGCGGCAGGTTACAGGCTGCAGGCTGCAGGTCACAGGCTACGGGCCGGCTACAGGCTGCAGGCTGCTGGCGGGCTACCGGCTGAAGGCTACAGGCCCGGCGGGCGCCAGCCGCCGGCCGCCCGCCGGATCTGAGTATGATGAGGGGCCGGTGGGGGGCGCGGGGCCGACAGTGATCGCACGCACGCGGGAGGGGGATCCGGGACTCGAGGCCGTCTATCGCGGCGTGCCGGCGCTGGTGCTCGGGGGAGCCGGGTTCATCGGCGCGTGGGTCGTCCGCGCGCTGCGGGCCCACGGGGCCGAGGTGACGGTGGTGACCCGAGGCCCCAACCGGACTCCCGCGGTGCCGTTCGGGCCCGGCCGAGGCAACGTCAGCGTCGTCGCGGCCGACCTGGACGAACCGGCGGCGCCGGCGCACGTGGTCGAGGCGGCCCGTCCGGCCATCGTCTTCAACCTGGCCGGCTACGGCGTGGATCGCTCGGAGCGCGATGCCGACCGGATGCAGGCCGTCAACGCCAGCCTCGTCGACCGGCTCTGCGCGGCGATGGCCGGTCGACCGGGCGGGTCCTGGACCGGGACGAGGCTCGTACACGTCGGGTCGGCGCTCGAATACGGGCGCCTCGAAGGCCGTCTCGTGGAAACCGCCGAGGTCGACCCCGACACGCTGTACGGCCGGACGAAACTCCAGGGCACGCAGGCGGTGGCCTCGTGGAGCGCGCGTGCCGGGTTGCGCGCCCTCGTGGCACGGCTCTTCACGGTCTACGGCCCCGGCGAGCACGAAGGCCGCCTGCTCCCCGAGCTGATGCGGGTGGCCCGCACGGGCACACGGCTCGCCCTCACCGAGGGCCGTCAGCCGCGCGACTTCACCTACGTCGAGGACGTGGCCGAGGGGCTGCTGAGGCTCGGCGCGAGCCAGGCACCGCCGGGGGCGGTCGTGAACCTTGCCACGGGACGCCTGTCGACGGTCCGCGAGTTCGCCGAGACGGCGGCGGCGGTGCTCGGCCTCGACCGCGCCCTGCTCCGCTTCGGCGCCCTTCCCGAGCGCGACGAGGAGATGTGGCACGGCGAGGTCGACGTGGCCCGCCTGCGAGAACTGACGTCGTGGCAGCCGCCGACGTCGATCGCCGACGGTATTCGGCGGACCCGGGAGTTCAGTGATGCCAGATGACGGAGGGCGTGCGGAGATCCTGCGTCGCACCACGTGCCGCGTCTGCGACGCCACCGCGCTCGAGCCCATCCTCTCGCTCGGGCCGACGCCGCTCGCGAATGCCTTCCTGCGATCGCCGGAGGAGTTCGCCTCGGAACGCTGGTACCCGCTCGACCTGTACTTCTGCGCCCACTGCGGCCTGCTCCAGCTGCTCGACGTCGTCGATCCCGAGGTGCTGTTCCGGCATTACCTGTACGTCACGGGCACGTCGACGACGCAGGCGGCCCACAACCGGGCCTACGCGCGGACGCTGGTCGAGCGCCTCGGGCTCGGACCCGACGACCTCGTCGTCGAGGTGGCGAGCAACGACGGCAGCCTCCTGCGGGCGTTTGCCTCGCACGGTGTCCGTACGCTGGGGGTCGAGCCGGCGCAGAACCTCGCGACGGAGGCGTCGGCGTCGGGCATCGAGACGGTGAGCGAGTTCTTCACCCGTGATCTGGCCGCCGCGCTGCGCGCCGAGCGTGGGCCGGCCCGCGCGGTCGTGGCCAACAACGTGCTCGCGCACGTCGACGATCCCCGCGGGTTTCTCGCCGGGTGCCGCGAACTGCTGGCCGACGACGGTCTCATCGCCATCGAGGTGCCGTACGTCGGCGAACTCGTCGAGCGGGTGGAGTACGACACCGTCTACCACGAGCACCTCTCGTACTTCTCGATCGGCGCGCTGCTGCGGCTGGCCGAAGCCGTCGGGCTCGCCGCCGTGCGTCTGGATCGATTAACAGTGCACGGCGGGTCGCTGCGGCTCTCGCTCTCGCGGTCGGCGCCGGCGCACGCGGCCGAGGTGCTGGCGCTCGAGGAGG encodes:
- a CDS encoding HEAT repeat domain-containing protein; the protein is MSSIVVLSFVAAASLAEAQGPVTPAALAAQVAEAKKAAAERRTQQAVELADAVLTKDPRNADAIVVKVQALAEADDLDGAIVAYEEFRLRGGAESADALRPLALAHLRDLSENRTSTVAAGALEALARSGHAASREALVKRAWPTEKDAAPSQAAIDALARLGDPKAVAEVAARLDAPMASAKQSGLDVLVVADPARVVAALPALAKERDPGLRTAAIDAAGRAGRREAIPTLKSLVGDEMYLIRLSAAVALKRLGDPSGDAVLATALKSELNDARLLAARGYVGSTDRSWVAALLPVLEDPNGFNRFFAAELLAPVEPEKALPVLEAGVADPNPAVRDVALKALLAQSSPPSSRLWPLLRDVSPWVRVQAATALAR
- a CDS encoding NAD(P)-dependent oxidoreductase, translated to MIARTREGDPGLEAVYRGVPALVLGGAGFIGAWVVRALRAHGAEVTVVTRGPNRTPAVPFGPGRGNVSVVAADLDEPAAPAHVVEAARPAIVFNLAGYGVDRSERDADRMQAVNASLVDRLCAAMAGRPGGSWTGTRLVHVGSALEYGRLEGRLVETAEVDPDTLYGRTKLQGTQAVASWSARAGLRALVARLFTVYGPGEHEGRLLPELMRVARTGTRLALTEGRQPRDFTYVEDVAEGLLRLGASQAPPGAVVNLATGRLSTVREFAETAAAVLGLDRALLRFGALPERDEEMWHGEVDVARLRELTSWQPPTSIADGIRRTREFSDAR
- a CDS encoding methyltransferase domain-containing protein produces the protein MPDDGGRAEILRRTTCRVCDATALEPILSLGPTPLANAFLRSPEEFASERWYPLDLYFCAHCGLLQLLDVVDPEVLFRHYLYVTGTSTTQAAHNRAYARTLVERLGLGPDDLVVEVASNDGSLLRAFASHGVRTLGVEPAQNLATEASASGIETVSEFFTRDLAAALRAERGPARAVVANNVLAHVDDPRGFLAGCRELLADDGLIAIEVPYVGELVERVEYDTVYHEHLSYFSIGALLRLAEAVGLAAVRLDRLTVHGGSLRLSLSRSAPAHAAEVLALEEGERHAGLADAARFRRFAREVAESRGALVDLLEGLAVEGRSVAAYGAPAKGNTLLTFCGIDTRLVRYTVDRNPRKVGLYTPGSHLPVRDVAALVAGEDRPDFVLILAWNLAEEIMEQQRAYRDLGGRFIIPVPRAHVV